The Thermocrinis ruber genome has a window encoding:
- a CDS encoding ATP-dependent helicase — protein MDKLNPSQERVVRHFGSPIMVIAGAGSGKTKTLAHKVEYLLNELSLSPDRILALTFTNKAAKEIAERIEKVAGIRLKWVGTFHSVALSLLREYASFIDLPRNFSILDEEEKNKFIKELFRKKGIDAKRIEDFRAYISGRREDLKPPSDPLLEGLFEEYIYLLRENALLDFSDLMWELLRLCKVKDLRDRFDYILVDEFQDTNTVQYEIIKRLSRENICVVGDPNQCIYEWRYARPDNMLRFKDDFNPEVVKLEYNYRSKKFIIEVANCVLSASLAEWKELIPRLIAVRDGEEKPVVRRFSKPEEEARWVAEEIKRLSSHYPLSQIAVLFRVSHLMDSYERALFNAGIPYKVVGAVRFFERAEVKDTLSFLRLLVNRSDRASFVRALEVSAEGVGKGTINFIERFYSGDWLKATTLALKELPPVRAKVLYNLLSKLSRLSRSLENYAQAFEEFLHQIDFFEGLKGRYPKDWMEREENVKELLRYLREKAMEGYSLEEVLQEVSLLQEDEEKGQGVRLMTIHASKGLEFSVVFIPRLEEGILPHEKSLEDQRELEEERRLFYVAITRAKDLLYMSYVKDKESAPSRFLSDIDKRFLDLSAFKKTTSLPELTPRIKLRAGERVRHRVFGEGVVVRVDGDKAVVNFGGTQKSIYVTFLEKV, from the coding sequence ATGGATAAGCTCAATCCATCCCAAGAGAGAGTGGTAAGACACTTTGGCTCTCCCATTATGGTTATTGCAGGTGCAGGGTCAGGAAAAACAAAAACCCTTGCCCACAAAGTGGAATATCTTCTTAATGAGCTTTCCCTTAGTCCAGACCGCATTCTTGCCCTTACCTTTACCAACAAAGCGGCAAAGGAGATCGCAGAGAGGATAGAGAAGGTAGCAGGCATAAGGCTAAAATGGGTGGGTACCTTCCATTCGGTAGCCCTGAGTCTCCTCCGAGAATACGCCAGCTTTATAGACCTTCCCAGAAATTTTTCCATCTTGGATGAGGAAGAGAAAAACAAATTTATAAAAGAACTTTTCAGAAAAAAGGGTATAGACGCAAAGAGGATTGAAGATTTTAGGGCATACATCTCCGGAAGGAGAGAGGACCTAAAGCCTCCCTCTGACCCGCTTTTGGAGGGACTCTTTGAGGAGTACATATACCTTTTGAGAGAAAATGCCCTGCTTGACTTTTCGGACCTTATGTGGGAGCTTCTTAGACTCTGTAAGGTAAAAGACCTAAGGGACCGCTTTGATTACATCTTGGTGGATGAGTTTCAGGACACCAACACTGTCCAGTATGAAATCATTAAAAGGTTGAGTAGAGAAAACATATGCGTGGTAGGAGATCCAAACCAATGCATATATGAATGGCGTTATGCAAGACCGGACAATATGCTGAGGTTCAAAGATGACTTCAACCCCGAAGTGGTCAAGCTTGAATACAATTACCGTTCTAAAAAGTTCATAATAGAGGTTGCCAACTGTGTGCTTTCTGCTTCCTTGGCAGAGTGGAAGGAACTCATACCCCGTTTGATAGCGGTGCGGGATGGGGAAGAAAAGCCCGTTGTTAGAAGATTTTCAAAGCCGGAAGAAGAGGCAAGGTGGGTGGCGGAAGAAATAAAGCGCTTAAGCAGTCATTATCCCCTCTCCCAAATAGCGGTGCTCTTCAGGGTTAGCCACCTGATGGATAGCTACGAAAGGGCGCTCTTTAATGCGGGCATTCCCTACAAGGTGGTTGGTGCGGTCAGGTTTTTTGAGAGGGCGGAGGTCAAGGATACACTGAGCTTTTTGAGGCTACTGGTTAATAGGTCAGACAGGGCGAGCTTTGTTAGGGCTTTGGAGGTCTCTGCGGAGGGAGTAGGAAAGGGAACCATAAACTTCATAGAGAGGTTTTACTCGGGAGACTGGCTGAAGGCAACCACCTTAGCCCTTAAGGAGCTACCCCCTGTAAGAGCAAAAGTCCTTTACAACCTTCTCTCTAAGCTTTCCAGGCTTTCACGCTCTTTGGAGAACTATGCACAGGCTTTTGAGGAGTTCTTACACCAAATAGATTTCTTTGAGGGATTGAAAGGGAGATACCCGAAGGATTGGATGGAGAGGGAAGAGAATGTGAAGGAACTTTTGAGGTATCTAAGAGAAAAGGCAATGGAAGGATACTCCTTGGAGGAAGTTCTGCAGGAGGTTAGCCTACTGCAAGAGGATGAGGAAAAGGGGCAAGGAGTAAGGCTAATGACCATTCACGCCAGCAAGGGTTTGGAATTTTCAGTGGTCTTCATTCCAAGGCTTGAGGAGGGCATCTTGCCCCATGAGAAGAGTTTAGAGGACCAAAGGGAATTAGAAGAAGAAAGAAGGCTCTTTTATGTGGCTATTACAAGGGCTAAGGATCTGCTGTACATGAGCTATGTGAAGGATAAAGAGAGTGCTCCAAGCAGGTTTCTCTCAGACATAGACAAGAGATTTTTGGATTTGTCTGCCTTTAAAAAGACCACTTCCTTACCAGAGCTAACTCCAAGGATAAAGCTTAGGGCTGGAGAGAGGGTAAGACATAGAGTTTTTGGAGAAGGCGTGGTAGTGAGGGTAGATGGAGATAAAGCTGTCGTGAATTTTGGCGGAACCCAAAAGAGCATATACGTCACTTTTCTTGAGAAGGTATAA
- a CDS encoding cytochrome c oxidase subunit 3: protein MAQHEAHPHLGEHEYSYWPLPVGIATLLLPVTFVSYFVWQKPLLALVLGGVSVALFILSLAGWAYEFFKKGHEEGLGFPAMVFFIVSEVVIFGTMFAAFYMARVAHADQWPNWVPKEMNLIMPVILTLILWTSSATAIVAEKATHSGKKALAVLFFLITIALGLLFAVLHILEWSHLWHNGFTISSNMYGTGFYALTGIHTSHVFVGIFMQIVAILLLLTNQISHHKGQTYIRATVLYWHFVDLMWLLVASSAYLVGSLV, encoded by the coding sequence ATGGCACAGCATGAGGCGCACCCTCACCTTGGAGAGCACGAGTACAGCTATTGGCCTCTACCTGTAGGTATAGCAACGCTTCTACTGCCGGTAACTTTTGTATCCTACTTCGTTTGGCAAAAGCCATTGCTCGCACTGGTCTTAGGTGGTGTATCAGTAGCACTCTTTATCCTCTCCTTGGCGGGCTGGGCTTACGAGTTCTTTAAGAAGGGCCACGAGGAGGGTTTAGGATTCCCCGCAATGGTTTTCTTCATAGTGTCTGAGGTGGTGATCTTTGGCACCATGTTTGCAGCCTTTTACATGGCAAGGGTTGCCCATGCAGACCAATGGCCCAACTGGGTGCCAAAGGAGATGAACTTAATAATGCCTGTTATTCTAACACTTATCCTTTGGACTTCAAGTGCAACCGCTATAGTTGCTGAAAAAGCTACCCACAGTGGAAAAAAAGCCCTTGCAGTCCTCTTTTTCCTGATAACCATAGCTTTAGGTTTGCTCTTTGCAGTTTTACACATTCTTGAATGGAGCCACCTTTGGCATAACGGTTTTACCATCAGCTCTAACATGTATGGCACGGGCTTTTATGCACTAACTGGCATACACACCTCCCACGTATTTGTGGGTATCTTTATGCAAATAGTTGCAATACTGCTACTTTTGACCAACCAAATATCCCATCACAAAGGACAAACATACATAAGGGCAACAGTCCTATACTGGCACTTTGTGGATTTGATGTGGCTCTTGGTGGCAAGCAGTGCATACCTTGTAGGTAGCCTAGTATGA
- a CDS encoding SCO family protein, with product MRLLLLLLLPLFVMAYRLSNYGEQDVSVVKIQEEFFLGKEIPDAKVLTLNGTKRLKEFMDGKPTALIFAYYTCETACPLTVSNVLKASRSKFADYRFVVLSFDERDNLETLKAFIDKNFGGKVPENWLVGLLSKEDIKRLTEATGYKFYYVPRDKIFIHTSAIIFISPSGKITRYLYGAFPTEKDLKLAFADAQKEKPTLSNIIDLALLACYRYDHARSKYVIDPMVIFALLGVSLVVLTFFLGIYYKTRKEVLR from the coding sequence ATGAGGTTGTTGCTTTTGCTCTTGCTACCTCTTTTTGTTATGGCTTATAGGCTTTCTAACTATGGAGAGCAAGACGTGTCTGTAGTCAAAATTCAAGAGGAGTTCTTTTTAGGTAAGGAAATTCCCGATGCAAAGGTGCTAACCCTCAACGGCACAAAAAGATTGAAAGAATTCATGGACGGGAAACCGACCGCCCTTATATTTGCCTATTACACCTGTGAAACCGCCTGTCCTCTTACAGTTAGTAATGTATTAAAAGCTTCAAGGTCTAAATTTGCAGACTATAGGTTCGTTGTGCTTTCTTTTGATGAGAGGGATAATTTGGAAACCCTAAAGGCTTTTATTGACAAGAACTTTGGAGGAAAGGTTCCAGAAAACTGGCTGGTGGGACTTTTGTCCAAGGAGGATATAAAGAGACTCACAGAGGCAACAGGTTACAAGTTTTACTATGTGCCAAGAGACAAAATCTTTATTCACACATCTGCAATCATCTTCATATCCCCCTCCGGCAAGATCACCAGATACTTATACGGAGCCTTTCCTACAGAAAAGGACCTCAAACTTGCCTTTGCGGACGCCCAAAAAGAAAAACCTACCCTAAGCAACATAATAGACCTTGCATTGCTTGCCTGCTACAGATACGACCACGCAAGGAGCAAGTATGTAATAGACCCAATGGTAATTTTTGCCCTTTTAGGCGTGTCTTTGGTTGTGCTT